The proteins below come from a single Triticum aestivum cultivar Chinese Spring chromosome 5D, IWGSC CS RefSeq v2.1, whole genome shotgun sequence genomic window:
- the LOC123125200 gene encoding RING-H2 finger protein ATL74-like: protein MGRPDSEAPASSVAYGGGGGAAAPAGAGADSAVETNVVIILAALFFALLLVIGLNLMVRCALRRVWRGAAAAAGEGRASARVACSGSGIKRRVLRSLPVEVYGSGEDIDDVCAICLSEFVDGEKVRVLPLCGHGFHVRCVDAWLVSHGSCPTCRQPVIDGAPAKAADTNTVITVVIV from the coding sequence ATGGGTCGTCCTGATTCGGAGGCGCCGGCGTCGAGCGTTGCctacggaggcggcggaggcgcggcggcgcCCGCGGGGGCGGGGGCAGACTCGGCTGTCGagaccaacgtggtgatcatcctTGCCGCGCTCTTCTTCGCGCTGCTCCTCGTCATCGGCCTCAACTTAATGGTGCGGTGCGCGCTCCGGCGCGTCTGGCGCGGGGCCGCGGCCGCTGCCGGCGAGGGTCGGGCGTCGGCGCGGGTGGCCTGCAGCGGCAGCGGCATCAAAAGGCGCGTCCTGAGGAGCCTCCCCGTGGAGGTGTACGGCTCCGGGGAGGACATCGACGACGTGTGCGCCATATGCCTGAGCGAGTTCGTGGACGGCGAGAAGGTGCGCGTGCTGCCGCTCTGCGGGCACGGCTTCCACGTCCGCTGCGTCGACGCCTGGCTGGTGTCGCACGGCTCCTGTCCCACGTGCCGGCAGCCGGTCATCGATGGCGCGCCCGCGAAGGCGGCAGACACGAACACGGTCATCACCGTTGTCATCGTGTGA